The following coding sequences lie in one Hippoglossus hippoglossus isolate fHipHip1 chromosome 14, fHipHip1.pri, whole genome shotgun sequence genomic window:
- the ckma gene encoding creatine kinase, muscle a — MPFGNTHNNFKLNYKVEEEFPDLSQHNNHMAKVLTKEMYGKIRDRQTPSGYTVDDVIQTGVDNPGHPFIMTVGCVAGDEESYEVFKELLDPIISDRHGGYKPTDMHKTDLNFENLKGGDDLDPNYVLSSRVRTGRSIKGFTLPPHNSRGERRAIETMSVEALASLDGEFKGKYYPLKSMTDAEQEQLIADHFLFDKPVSPLLTCAGMARDWPDGRGIWHNENKSFLVWVNEEDHLRVISMQQGGNMREVFRRFCVGLKTIEDIFKKHNRGFMWNKHLGYILTCPSNLGTGLRGGVHVKLPKLSTHAKFDEILTRLRLQKRGTGGVDTASVGGVFDISNADRLGSSEVEQVQLVVDGVKLMVEMEKKLEKGEAVDSMIPAQK, encoded by the exons ATGCCTTTCGGAAACACCCACAACAACTTCAAGCTCAACTACAAGGTTGAGGAGGAGTTCCCCGACCTGAGCCAGCACAACAACCATATGGCCAAGGTTCTGACCAAGGAGATGTATGGCAAGATTAGGGACAGGCAGACACCCAGTGGCTACACTGTGGATGATGTCATCCAGACTGGTGTCGACAACCCTG GTCACCCCTTCATCATGACTGTTGGCTGTGTCGCTGGTGATGAGGAGTCCTATGAGGTCTTCAAGGAGCTGCTGGACCCCATCATCTCTGACCGTCATGGTGGATACAAGCCCACTGACATGCACAAGACCGACTTGAACTTCGAGAACCTGAAG ggTGGTGACGACCTGGACCCCAACTATGTTCTGTCCAGCCGTGTTCGTACTGGCCGTAGCATCAAGGGATTCACCCTGCCCCCCCACAACAGCCGTGGGGAGCGCAGAGCTATTGAGACTATGTCCGTTGAAG ctctagCCAGCCTGGATGGTGAGTTCAAGGGAAAGTACTACCCCCTGAAGTCTATGACTGATGCcgagcaggagcagctgatcgctgatcacttcctgtttgacaaaCCTGTCTCCCCCCTGCTGACCTGTGCTGGAATGGCCCGTGACTGGCCTGATGGCAGAGGCATCTG GCACAATGAGAACAAGTCCTTCCTGGTCTGGGTCAATGAGGAGGATCACCTGCGTGTCATCTCCATGCAGCAGGGTGGCAACATGAGGGAGGTCTTCAGGCGTTTCTGCGTTGGCCTCAAGACG ATTGAGGATATCTTCAAGAAGCACAACCGTGGCTTCATGTGGAACAAGCATCTCGGGTACATCCTGACCTGCCCCTCCAACCTGGGCACTGGACTGCGTGGTGGTGTCCATGTCAAGCTGCCCAAGCTGAGCACACACGCCAAGTTCGACGAGATCCTCACCAGGCTGCGTCTGCAGAAGCGTGGCACAG GTGGTGTGGACACAGCCTCTGTGGGTGGTGTGTTCGACATCTCCAACGCTGACCGTCTGGGCTCCTCTGAGGTGGAACAGGTCCAGCTGGTGGTTGATGGTGTCAAACTGATGGTTgagatggagaagaagctgGAAAAGGGAGAGGCAGTCGACAGCATGATCCCTGCCCAGAAGTAG